The uncultured Hyphomonas sp. genome includes a window with the following:
- a CDS encoding FMN-binding glutamate synthase family protein has product MAYAIHDSRSRYAKRMRLMVFRSLFADKGLERNLGFWAPLLLVLMISLLGAWVAKGFFWALIPVVPLLLVAIWDMIQTRHSLRRNYPLTARFRWLFEDLRPFLRSYIVEGPLEGRPYDRVSRTLIYARAKKQEDAHPFGTELDVYSEEYEALCHSINPNPDAPKRTRVKVGTEQCSKPYDAARLNISAMSFGALGNHAIEALNMGAKIGDFYHDTGEGGLSPYHLKHGGDIVWELGSGYFGARDKDGKFDPDSFRDKAQHDQVRMTEIKLSQGAKPGHGGLLPAAKVTEEIAKTRLVPAHEDCLSPPGHSAFSTPRQMLEFAAKMRELSGGKPVGIKLCVGMPHEVFAICKAMLDSGIYLDFIVIDGGGGGTGAAPLELSDHVGLPLRIGLYYANNALIGTGLKDKIRLAASEKVFSGSSIAMNAALGANWCNAARAFMFSLGCVQSLQCHTGNCPTGVATSSPARQRGLVIPEKAQRVANFQSKTLDSLHDIVVACGLETPDDFTPRHLRQWKNNSEMIPWSQIVQEVEAGKLLSEPDDTAFAEYWHMADPDTFKPMI; this is encoded by the coding sequence TTGGCCTATGCGATCCATGATAGTCGCAGCCGCTATGCTAAAAGGATGCGCTTAATGGTGTTTCGGAGTTTGTTTGCCGACAAAGGCCTCGAAAGAAATCTCGGATTCTGGGCTCCGCTGCTGCTCGTCCTGATGATCAGCCTCCTGGGGGCCTGGGTCGCCAAGGGCTTTTTTTGGGCTCTCATCCCCGTTGTGCCGCTGCTTTTGGTCGCCATCTGGGACATGATACAGACGCGGCATTCACTGCGACGCAATTATCCGCTCACCGCCCGCTTCCGTTGGCTGTTCGAGGATCTTCGTCCTTTCTTGCGCAGCTACATTGTTGAGGGGCCTTTGGAAGGACGGCCTTATGACCGGGTCTCGCGAACCCTGATCTACGCACGCGCAAAAAAGCAAGAGGACGCACACCCCTTTGGCACCGAACTCGATGTCTATTCAGAAGAGTACGAAGCGCTCTGCCACTCGATCAACCCCAATCCTGATGCGCCAAAGCGAACGCGGGTAAAGGTCGGGACGGAGCAGTGCAGCAAGCCTTATGATGCTGCCCGCCTGAATATCAGTGCAATGAGTTTTGGTGCGCTGGGCAACCATGCCATCGAAGCGCTGAATATGGGCGCCAAGATCGGCGACTTCTATCACGATACCGGTGAGGGTGGACTGTCTCCCTACCACCTCAAGCATGGCGGAGATATTGTGTGGGAGCTGGGGTCCGGTTATTTCGGCGCACGCGACAAGGACGGCAAGTTCGACCCCGACAGCTTTCGCGACAAGGCCCAGCACGATCAGGTCAGGATGACCGAAATTAAGTTGAGCCAGGGTGCCAAGCCCGGCCATGGCGGGTTGCTACCAGCAGCCAAGGTTACCGAGGAAATCGCAAAGACACGCCTGGTGCCGGCCCATGAGGACTGTCTGTCGCCGCCCGGCCATTCAGCCTTTTCAACGCCGCGCCAAATGCTTGAGTTCGCCGCGAAAATGCGCGAGCTGTCCGGGGGGAAGCCGGTCGGCATCAAGCTATGCGTGGGCATGCCGCATGAAGTCTTCGCAATCTGCAAAGCGATGCTCGACAGCGGCATCTATCTCGACTTCATCGTCATCGACGGTGGCGGCGGAGGCACCGGCGCGGCGCCACTGGAACTTTCTGACCATGTCGGCCTGCCGCTGCGCATTGGCCTCTACTATGCGAACAATGCGCTTATCGGCACCGGGCTGAAAGACAAGATCCGGTTGGCGGCTTCGGAAAAGGTCTTTTCCGGGTCTTCCATTGCGATGAATGCCGCACTCGGTGCCAACTGGTGCAATGCGGCCCGCGCTTTCATGTTCTCGCTTGGCTGCGTGCAATCGCTGCAATGCCATACCGGAAACTGCCCGACCGGCGTGGCAACGAGTTCACCCGCACGCCAGCGTGGTCTCGTCATTCCTGAGAAGGCACAGCGTGTGGCCAATTTCCAGTCGAAAACACTTGATAGCCTCCACGATATCGTGGTCGCCTGTGGCCTCGAAACGCCGGACGATTTCACGCCGCGCCACTTGCGGCAATGGAAGAACAATTCGGAAATGATTCCATGGTCTCAGATTGTCCAGGAGGTTGAAGCGGGCAAGCTTCTGAGCGAGCCGGACGACACGGCCTTCGCTGAATACTGGCACATGGCAGATCCCGACACATTCAAGCCAATGATATGA
- a CDS encoding class II glutamine amidotransferase yields the protein MCELFAMSASKPQRVRYELDLFAAEGGERHRNRDGWGILFAQDRDAYLFREPSPAATSELTKMVVRNERPCKQLIAHVRRATAGKPELANTHPFDRVLHGRRHAFAHNGALSDLEARADTRELVNETIGDTDSELAFLILLSRLRKSGNDDPASRFETFVRFAAEMRELGSANFLFFDGQYLFVHADRRRFETETGVTEPREPGLNIRSFDTEHYGQTWEKSGVSIDEISGPLHLFASVPLDPEGWEPLPRGTCLMLRDGTIHARYEV from the coding sequence ATGTGTGAACTGTTCGCGATGAGCGCATCAAAGCCGCAACGGGTCCGTTACGAGCTTGATCTTTTCGCAGCCGAAGGGGGCGAGCGACACCGCAACCGCGACGGCTGGGGCATTCTCTTTGCACAGGATCGCGACGCGTACTTGTTCCGAGAGCCCTCGCCCGCCGCCACCAGCGAGCTCACGAAGATGGTGGTCCGCAACGAACGTCCCTGTAAACAGCTGATCGCACATGTTCGCAGGGCCACAGCAGGCAAACCCGAACTGGCAAATACGCATCCCTTTGACCGCGTGCTTCACGGAAGGCGGCACGCCTTCGCCCATAATGGTGCCTTGTCAGACCTTGAGGCACGCGCCGATACACGCGAACTTGTCAACGAAACCATTGGTGACACCGATTCCGAGCTGGCCTTCCTGATCCTGCTTTCCCGACTCCGGAAATCCGGCAACGACGATCCTGCCTCCCGTTTTGAAACTTTCGTGCGCTTTGCAGCCGAGATGCGCGAACTGGGAAGCGCGAACTTCCTGTTCTTCGATGGACAGTATCTTTTCGTCCACGCTGATCGCCGACGCTTCGAAACCGAGACCGGGGTGACCGAACCTCGCGAACCCGGCCTCAACATCCGCAGCTTCGATACTGAGCATTACGGCCAGACGTGGGAGAAATCCGGCGTCAGCATCGATGAGATTTCCGGCCCACTCCACCTCTTCGCCTCGGTGCCACTCGATCCGGAGGGCTGGGAGCCTCTGCCCCGGGGAACCTGTCTGATGCTAAGGGACGGCACGATCCACGCCCGCTATGAAGTGTAG
- a CDS encoding thiamine pyrophosphate-dependent enzyme — protein MKGKDMAKTVAHIVVDALEKAGAKHVYGIPGDTINHFTDAIAKSDLRWISVRHEEAGAFAAGGESYMTGELSVCAGTCGPGSLHFVNGIYESHRNGAPVLLIASDVARTESGFDFPQEVDQKKIYEQHSHFCEYISHPSQARRIVTKAAQAALNKKGVAVVIVNGDMFSEKDADETDWEVYRPQPVCRPNDQEMADLATLVDKARKVSVYAGIGARDAREEIMAFCEKVKAPMVHTTRAKEFLEPNNPYNVGVNGILGNRAGVEALENADLVISIGCDFAYTQYYPEAKKIVQIDIDPTHLGRRSAIHMGLVGDAKTTLAALLPLVGAKSDTDHLEKHQQQWNEDLAGYLYEGKESDPNLIHPQFVANMLDEKAADDAIFVSDVGTSMVWMLRHLKATGKRRFLNSLLHGTMANGFPQAMGAKLAYPDRQVIAMCGDGGLTMLMGDLLTLVQEKIPLKLVVFHNNTLGFVEMEQRVEGLVDHFTGLTNPDFSKLAEACGIAGWHVENSNDLETAMDAWLAAEGPALLDVHVNQMELVMPPKIEVSQVASTALFGMKAVLDGRTKEVVDLLRNNFLR, from the coding sequence TTGAAAGGAAAAGATATGGCAAAAACTGTGGCTCACATCGTCGTCGATGCTCTTGAAAAGGCAGGCGCCAAGCACGTCTACGGGATACCCGGAGATACCATCAATCACTTCACGGATGCGATCGCCAAGTCCGATCTGCGCTGGATCAGCGTCCGCCACGAAGAAGCAGGCGCGTTCGCCGCCGGCGGTGAATCCTATATGACAGGCGAATTATCCGTATGCGCAGGCACCTGCGGCCCCGGCTCTCTTCACTTCGTCAACGGCATCTATGAAAGCCACCGTAACGGTGCGCCCGTGCTGTTAATCGCATCGGACGTCGCGCGCACGGAAAGCGGCTTCGATTTTCCGCAGGAAGTGGATCAGAAGAAGATATACGAGCAGCATTCGCATTTCTGCGAGTACATCTCACACCCTTCGCAAGCCCGCCGGATTGTGACGAAGGCGGCACAGGCTGCCCTCAACAAGAAGGGCGTGGCCGTTGTCATCGTGAACGGCGACATGTTCTCCGAAAAAGACGCCGACGAGACGGACTGGGAGGTCTACCGCCCCCAACCGGTGTGCCGGCCAAACGATCAGGAGATGGCCGACCTTGCCACTCTGGTGGATAAAGCCAGGAAGGTCTCGGTCTATGCAGGTATCGGTGCCCGTGACGCCCGCGAAGAAATCATGGCCTTCTGCGAAAAGGTCAAGGCGCCGATGGTCCACACGACGCGCGCGAAGGAATTCCTCGAGCCGAACAATCCGTACAATGTTGGGGTGAATGGCATCCTTGGAAATCGCGCTGGGGTGGAGGCGCTGGAGAATGCAGACCTTGTGATCTCAATCGGCTGCGACTTCGCCTACACGCAGTATTATCCGGAGGCGAAAAAGATCGTGCAGATCGATATAGATCCCACGCACCTCGGCAGGCGGTCTGCCATCCATATGGGGCTGGTCGGGGATGCAAAGACGACGCTCGCCGCGCTTCTCCCGCTGGTAGGCGCGAAGTCAGATACCGATCATCTGGAAAAGCACCAACAGCAGTGGAACGAGGATCTGGCGGGCTATCTCTATGAAGGCAAGGAAAGCGATCCAAATCTGATCCATCCGCAATTCGTCGCCAACATGCTCGACGAAAAGGCGGCGGACGATGCGATCTTTGTGTCCGATGTCGGCACGTCGATGGTCTGGATGCTGCGTCACCTCAAGGCCACCGGCAAGCGCCGCTTCCTCAACAGCCTTCTCCACGGCACCATGGCAAACGGGTTCCCTCAGGCGATGGGTGCCAAGCTGGCCTATCCCGATCGCCAGGTCATCGCCATGTGCGGCGACGGCGGACTAACCATGCTAATGGGTGATCTGCTGACGCTGGTGCAGGAGAAGATCCCGCTCAAGCTTGTAGTATTTCACAACAACACGCTGGGTTTCGTCGAGATGGAGCAACGCGTCGAAGGTCTGGTCGACCACTTTACAGGCCTTACAAATCCCGATTTTTCCAAGCTGGCGGAGGCGTGTGGAATCGCGGGCTGGCATGTTGAAAACAGCAATGATCTCGAAACGGCAATGGATGCCTGGCTGGCGGCCGAAGGGCCAGCTCTGCTGGATGTGCATGTCAACCAGATGGAACTGGTGATGCCGCCAAAGATTGAGGTCTCTCAGGTCGCATCAACCGCTCTCTTTGGGATGAAGGCCGTTCTCGACGGCAGGACAAAGGAAGTCGTGGACCTTTTGCGGAATAATTTCCTGCGATAG
- a CDS encoding cytochrome C oxidase subunit IV family protein codes for MTTPNTGKINPKDTAAHELRSYATGFVISLVLTLAAFAAVLSDLSSTLKIVIVCLAALLQVVTHLRYFLHLSFSGNQSREDLLLVLFSASLLAIMAGGTIWILSDLHGRMHGSQAPHAAVAKHSPDRTSDH; via the coding sequence ATGACCACGCCCAATACAGGAAAGATCAATCCCAAAGACACCGCAGCGCATGAGCTGCGCAGCTATGCGACCGGCTTTGTCATCAGCCTGGTGCTGACGCTGGCTGCCTTCGCCGCTGTGCTTTCAGATCTGTCCTCGACGCTGAAGATCGTCATTGTGTGTCTGGCAGCGCTGCTGCAGGTGGTCACACATCTGCGCTATTTCCTGCATCTGAGCTTCTCTGGAAACCAGTCTCGCGAGGATTTGCTGCTGGTTCTCTTTTCTGCCAGCCTTCTGGCGATCATGGCGGGCGGAACGATATGGATCCTGTCGGATCTGCACGGTCGCATGCACGGCAGCCAGGCTCCCCATGCTGCAGTTGCAAAGCATTCCCCCGATAGGACGTCAGATCACTGA
- a CDS encoding cytochrome c oxidase subunit 3, giving the protein MSKAGNGLYPGLNLRSSQSEADKQAETNVFGFWVFLMSDLILFGILFATYAAYLNPVGLAGGPGPQDLFDIGSVGIQTGLLLLGGVAYGGVSLALKYEGGANKVILWLVISAMLGAGFVFFEISDFIDQAHKGGIPQASGWLSSYWTLVGLHGLHVSIGILWIAAMITQIKIRGLDDTVKIRLSMLGVFWHFLDLIWVGIFSFVFLVPLT; this is encoded by the coding sequence ATGAGCAAGGCAGGCAACGGCCTCTACCCCGGCCTGAATCTTCGAAGCAGCCAAAGTGAAGCCGATAAGCAGGCGGAGACCAATGTCTTCGGCTTCTGGGTCTTCCTGATGAGCGACCTCATTCTCTTCGGCATTTTGTTTGCCACTTACGCAGCCTACCTGAACCCCGTTGGGCTTGCCGGTGGACCGGGGCCGCAGGACCTGTTCGATATCGGTAGCGTTGGCATACAGACGGGCCTGCTCCTGCTTGGCGGTGTTGCCTATGGGGGCGTGTCGCTGGCACTGAAATACGAAGGTGGCGCCAACAAGGTCATCCTCTGGCTCGTGATCAGTGCGATGCTCGGGGCGGGATTCGTCTTTTTCGAGATCAGTGACTTCATCGACCAGGCGCATAAGGGCGGCATTCCTCAGGCGAGCGGCTGGCTCAGTTCTTATTGGACGCTGGTAGGGCTACACGGCCTGCATGTCAGTATTGGGATCCTCTGGATCGCCGCGATGATCACGCAGATCAAGATCCGGGGTCTGGATGACACTGTGAAGATTCGTCTGTCCATGCTGGGGGTCTTCTGGCATTTCCTCGACCTTATCTGGGTCGGTATCTTTTCCTTCGTCTTTTTGGTGCCGCTCACATGA
- a CDS encoding cbb3-type cytochrome c oxidase subunit I codes for MTHQTSPIFGRLDWSVTPYTDLLEKVTSSTIVGAGAATVLVVGAIGAVALLTWMRWWKPLFRDWLTSADAKKIGIMYIVLALVMLARGIIEGFVMRTHQATALGTLAEPESGLVAPDHFAQLFSTHGTIMIFFVAMPLLIGLINFVLPQQLGARDMAFPVLNQVSLGMTAAGAGLIMISLLVGQFGTGGWTMYPPYTGIQYSPGEGVDYWLWAIMISGVGSTLTGMNFAVTIFKKRAPGMHFMRMPLFCWTSLCVAIMLIYAMPALTVSSSMLLLDRYAGFHFFTNAAGGNMMNYANIFWMFGHPEVYILVLPAFGVFSEISSTFSGKKLYGYTSLVIASMSISVISFTVWLHHFFTMGSSVPVNIAFGIATMIIGIPTGVKVYDWMATMWRGRIRVTTPIVYLVGFFMLFVIGGLSGIILANPSIDYQVHNSTFLVAHFHNVIIPGVLFGMLAGIHYWFPKAFGFRLSETWGRLTACLFIGGFLFTFMPLYVLGLMGMPRRSPTFQNPEFMPWMYIAAFGGVLMLAALASLVWTFWTSWRNRERLAVPGGDPWNGATLEWSSPAPVPEWNFPLIPVVTARDDWGAAKRAGDPWKGPDEYVDIEMPANTYLGVVLAGAAFTLGFAMTWHIWWLSIASLLAMVGTIFWRGIKVVEPVIVPAEEVERADKAFRERVANLAPARRVEEETEQNRGVPDITEFAG; via the coding sequence ATGACCCATCAGACCAGCCCGATCTTCGGTAGGCTCGATTGGAGTGTCACACCGTATACTGACTTGCTGGAGAAGGTCACCAGCAGCACCATCGTTGGCGCCGGGGCGGCCACCGTCCTTGTTGTCGGCGCGATCGGTGCGGTTGCACTCCTCACCTGGATGCGCTGGTGGAAGCCTCTGTTTCGGGACTGGCTGACCTCTGCCGACGCTAAAAAAATCGGTATCATGTACATTGTGCTGGCTCTCGTCATGCTGGCCCGTGGCATCATTGAAGGCTTCGTGATGCGTACCCATCAGGCGACGGCGCTAGGCACACTGGCGGAACCGGAAAGCGGGCTCGTCGCGCCCGACCACTTTGCCCAGCTGTTCAGCACGCACGGGACAATCATGATCTTTTTCGTCGCGATGCCGCTGCTGATCGGGCTGATCAACTTCGTGCTGCCGCAGCAACTGGGCGCGCGCGATATGGCGTTTCCGGTGCTGAACCAGGTCAGCCTCGGCATGACGGCTGCTGGGGCGGGACTGATCATGATCTCGCTGCTGGTTGGCCAGTTCGGAACGGGAGGCTGGACAATGTATCCGCCTTATACCGGCATCCAATACAGTCCCGGTGAGGGCGTGGATTACTGGCTCTGGGCGATCATGATCTCAGGTGTAGGCTCCACGCTGACGGGCATGAATTTCGCGGTTACGATCTTCAAGAAGCGGGCGCCGGGCATGCATTTCATGCGTATGCCGCTGTTCTGCTGGACCTCGCTATGCGTGGCAATCATGCTGATTTACGCCATGCCGGCGCTAACGGTGTCGAGCTCAATGCTGTTGCTGGACCGATATGCAGGCTTCCATTTCTTCACGAATGCGGCAGGCGGCAACATGATGAACTATGCGAACATCTTCTGGATGTTCGGCCATCCGGAGGTCTACATCCTGGTCCTGCCGGCGTTCGGCGTGTTCTCCGAAATATCATCGACTTTTTCAGGCAAGAAACTCTACGGCTACACCTCGCTGGTCATTGCCAGCATGAGCATCTCGGTAATCAGCTTCACTGTATGGCTGCACCACTTCTTCACCATGGGATCCAGCGTTCCTGTCAACATCGCCTTCGGGATCGCGACGATGATCATCGGCATCCCGACCGGCGTGAAGGTTTATGACTGGATGGCCACGATGTGGCGGGGCCGGATCAGGGTGACCACGCCGATTGTCTACCTCGTTGGCTTTTTCATGCTGTTCGTCATTGGAGGATTGTCGGGCATCATCCTTGCCAACCCCTCGATTGACTATCAGGTTCACAATTCCACCTTCTTGGTCGCGCACTTTCACAATGTGATTATTCCGGGCGTGCTCTTCGGAATGCTGGCAGGCATCCATTACTGGTTTCCCAAGGCGTTCGGCTTCCGATTGAGCGAGACGTGGGGACGGCTCACAGCCTGTCTCTTCATCGGGGGCTTCCTGTTCACCTTCATGCCGCTCTATGTTCTGGGGCTGATGGGGATGCCGCGGCGGTCGCCTACCTTCCAGAACCCCGAATTCATGCCATGGATGTACATTGCGGCGTTCGGTGGTGTCCTGATGCTGGCTGCGCTGGCCAGCCTGGTCTGGACCTTCTGGACAAGCTGGCGCAATCGCGAGCGGCTGGCTGTGCCCGGAGGCGATCCATGGAACGGTGCGACGCTGGAATGGTCGAGCCCGGCACCCGTGCCCGAATGGAATTTTCCGCTTATCCCTGTTGTGACCGCGCGCGATGACTGGGGCGCAGCCAAACGCGCAGGCGATCCGTGGAAAGGGCCGGATGAGTATGTCGATATCGAGATGCCCGCCAACACCTATCTCGGCGTGGTCCTCGCCGGAGCAGCCTTCACGCTGGGCTTCGCCATGACCTGGCATATCTGGTGGCTGTCGATCGCAAGCCTGCTCGCTATGGTCGGTACGATTTTCTGGCGCGGCATAAAGGTCGTGGAGCCGGTTATCGTGCCAGCCGAGGAAGTCGAGCGAGCCGACAAGGCGTTCCGCGAAAGGGTTGCCAACCTCGCCCCCGCACGCCGCGTCGAGGAGGAGACGGAGCAGAACAGAGGTGTTCCAGACATTACGGAGTTTGCGGGATGA